One segment of Marinobacter sediminum DNA contains the following:
- the ttcA gene encoding tRNA 2-thiocytidine(32) synthetase TtcA, whose product MSEAMIASPEQSQTAEFERSQKLELNKLQKRLRREVGQAIAEFSMIEAGDKVMCCLSGGKDSYAMLDILLNLQKSAPVSFDLIAVNLDQKQPGFPEEVLPEYLKALGIEYHIIEKDTYSIVKEKVPEGKTTCGLCSRLRRGILYNFAEEHGVTKIALGHHRDDLLETLFLNMFYGGKLKSMPPVLHSDDGRNTVIRPLAFSREKDIARYAALREFPIIPCNLCGSQENLQRQVIKDMFQSWDKQHPGRLETMFRAMCNVEPSHLADTDLYDFREGKRLGGKRQAVETADPEESSSFGRLDVLNI is encoded by the coding sequence ATGTCCGAAGCCATGATAGCCAGTCCCGAACAGTCTCAGACCGCTGAGTTTGAGCGCAGCCAGAAACTGGAGCTGAACAAACTGCAGAAACGTCTGCGCCGTGAAGTCGGCCAGGCTATTGCTGAATTCTCGATGATTGAAGCCGGAGACAAGGTTATGTGCTGTCTGTCTGGTGGCAAGGATTCCTATGCCATGCTGGACATTCTGCTCAACCTGCAGAAAAGCGCACCGGTTTCTTTCGATCTGATTGCGGTCAACCTGGACCAGAAGCAGCCGGGGTTCCCTGAGGAAGTGTTGCCCGAGTACCTGAAAGCCCTGGGTATCGAGTATCACATCATCGAGAAGGACACCTACAGTATTGTTAAGGAAAAAGTACCAGAAGGGAAGACTACCTGCGGTCTGTGCTCCCGACTACGTCGTGGGATCCTCTATAATTTTGCTGAAGAGCATGGTGTGACCAAGATCGCGCTGGGCCATCATCGTGATGATTTGCTGGAAACCCTGTTCCTGAACATGTTCTACGGTGGCAAGCTCAAGTCCATGCCCCCTGTGTTGCACAGTGACGATGGGCGCAACACCGTCATCCGGCCGCTGGCGTTCAGCCGGGAGAAGGATATTGCACGGTATGCCGCGCTACGGGAGTTTCCGATCATTCCCTGCAACCTGTGCGGTTCCCAGGAAAACCTTCAACGCCAGGTGATCAAGGACATGTTCCAGTCCTGGGACAAGCAACATCCGGGGCGCCTTGAAACCATGTTTCGGGCTATGTGCAACGTTGAGCCTTCGCATCTTGCGGACACCGATCTGTATGATTTCCGGGAAGGTAAGCGACTGGGTGGGAAGCGCCAGGCTGTTGAGACGGCGGATCCCGAGGAAAGCTCGAGCTTTGGCCGTCTGGATGTGCTGAATATCTAG
- a CDS encoding sulfite exporter TauE/SafE family protein — translation MAPELYLSYPSAFLIGLLGSTHCLGMCGGISASLSMALPVGRGFRFRQTLMLLAFNFGRIASYALIAALVALLSTSAASQWADLGLVLRSIAGLLLIFMGLSMGQWWQGIRYVEKLGAPVWKRLSPLTRRFLPVNHVGQALALGILWGWLPCGLIYSTLGWAALQPTVGSASLTMVFFGLGTLPSMLATGYAANWVRGLQSHSFVRKVTGGLLILFGLWTMPLRALTGF, via the coding sequence ATGGCACCGGAACTCTACCTCAGCTATCCCAGTGCATTTTTGATTGGCCTGCTCGGGAGTACCCATTGCCTGGGTATGTGCGGCGGCATCAGTGCATCACTGTCCATGGCTCTGCCGGTAGGCAGAGGCTTCCGATTCCGCCAGACACTGATGTTGCTCGCGTTCAACTTCGGCCGGATTGCCAGTTACGCGCTGATTGCTGCCCTGGTGGCGCTCTTGAGCACTTCTGCTGCCAGCCAGTGGGCAGACCTCGGACTGGTACTGCGCAGCATTGCCGGCCTGCTGCTGATTTTTATGGGGCTCTCCATGGGGCAGTGGTGGCAGGGTATCCGGTATGTCGAGAAACTGGGTGCGCCCGTCTGGAAACGCCTTTCCCCGCTCACACGGCGGTTTTTGCCCGTCAATCACGTCGGCCAGGCGTTGGCGCTCGGGATACTCTGGGGCTGGCTGCCTTGCGGACTCATCTACAGCACGCTTGGGTGGGCTGCATTGCAACCTACGGTAGGTTCGGCGTCCCTGACCATGGTGTTCTTCGGGCTGGGTACCCTGCCATCCATGCTGGCTACCGGCTACGCTGCCAACTGGGTACGCGGACTTCAAAGCCACTCGTTCGTCCGTAAGGTGACCGGCGGCCTGCTGATTCTGTTTGGGCTCTGGACAATGCCCCTGAGGGCTTTAACAGGTTTTTGA
- the ccoS gene encoding cbb3-type cytochrome oxidase assembly protein CcoS: MQIVMILVPLVLIVVALGIVLFSWAVKNGQYDDLEGPAHRILYDDDKDMIPDEARTDKPSAKDQQNTTDAGDPDQEPPKS, from the coding sequence GTGCAAATTGTAATGATCCTGGTTCCGCTCGTGCTGATTGTAGTGGCCCTGGGCATTGTCCTGTTTTCGTGGGCCGTCAAGAACGGCCAGTACGACGACCTGGAAGGTCCTGCTCATCGGATTCTCTATGACGATGACAAAGACATGATTCCGGACGAAGCACGTACTGATAAACCCTCTGCGAAAGATCAGCAAAACACGACGGACGCCGGTGACCCGGACCAGGAACCTCCGAAAAGCTGA
- a CDS encoding heavy metal translocating P-type ATPase, which translates to MTPLECFHCGEPATGDPPITLELNGEARHFCCQGCKAVCETIHTEGLNGFYDFRTEPAVTPRQLTSSELGRLRELDHPVVQDSFVSPVKGGQEAQLLIGGITCAACIWLLENHMKKQPGVLTFSVNHTTQRARLIWAQDKVRLSDLLIAIHELGYTARPYQPDEVEQALKAEHRSMLIRLTLAGIGSFQSMMLAFPLYFDMVNDISPEFVVFFRWFSLLIATPVVFYSARPFFRNARRDITSRQLTMDVPVAIAIGLAYLASTWVTVFGGEEVYFESVCMFTFFLLLGRYVEVQARYRAGLTGNALAGFHPTVAARVEGSQTDIVPAHQIRPGDIVRIRPGETLPIDGEIIRGQSTLNEAALTGEYLPETRSPGDIVHAGSINGENPLDVRVNKAGAQTRLSGILRVLDRVQAEKPPVARMADRIAGKFVGRVLILAPIVWVGWWLAGANNAFDITLSVLVVTCPCALSLATPTAITSATVKLRRLGFLPTRGHTLESMNTIDTIIFDKTGTLTKGELSLIGQQTFGSLDESACLKLAAGLEKHSEHPVARVFHSRPSAAIEQVENFLGGGLSGMLDGQIFYIGHKEFIQDRIQAPAPDSMSHQGMEIWLASDQEWLASFRLDDEPREDAASAIKALREAGIRTILLSGDRSGHVAEVARTLGIEEAIGQASPEQKLEVLEKLRNEGRSIMMVGDGLNDLPSMAGAGISVAMGTAADLTQLKADAVLLNGQLMQLVEALKTSRQTRKVIRQNLVWALVYNVCALPLAAAGMVPPWLAAIGMSLSSLVVVLNALRLGRAPAQEVAQDKPAVGAQALS; encoded by the coding sequence GTGACCCCCCTGGAATGCTTTCATTGCGGCGAACCGGCGACCGGCGATCCGCCCATTACTCTCGAACTGAATGGTGAAGCCCGGCACTTCTGTTGCCAGGGCTGCAAGGCTGTTTGTGAAACCATTCATACCGAGGGGCTGAACGGGTTCTATGACTTTCGCACCGAGCCCGCAGTCACCCCACGCCAGTTAACCTCCTCCGAGCTTGGCCGCCTCAGGGAACTGGATCACCCTGTGGTCCAGGACTCTTTCGTGTCCCCTGTTAAAGGTGGCCAGGAAGCCCAGTTGCTTATTGGCGGGATCACCTGCGCCGCCTGCATCTGGTTGCTGGAAAACCACATGAAAAAGCAGCCGGGCGTGCTGACCTTTTCAGTGAATCATACAACCCAACGAGCCCGCCTGATCTGGGCTCAGGATAAGGTCAGGCTGAGCGACCTGCTCATCGCCATACACGAACTTGGCTATACTGCCCGGCCCTATCAGCCAGACGAGGTAGAACAGGCGCTTAAAGCGGAACATCGCTCCATGCTCATCAGGCTGACCCTCGCAGGTATCGGTTCCTTTCAAAGCATGATGCTGGCCTTTCCGCTCTATTTCGACATGGTGAATGACATTTCACCGGAGTTTGTCGTTTTCTTTCGCTGGTTCAGCCTGCTGATCGCCACTCCGGTGGTTTTCTACAGCGCGCGTCCCTTCTTTCGCAACGCCCGCCGGGACATAACTAGCCGACAACTTACCATGGACGTCCCGGTTGCCATTGCCATCGGCCTTGCGTATCTGGCCAGTACCTGGGTGACAGTTTTCGGTGGCGAGGAAGTCTACTTCGAGTCCGTGTGCATGTTTACCTTCTTCCTGCTACTGGGCCGCTACGTTGAAGTGCAGGCACGTTACCGGGCGGGGCTGACAGGTAATGCACTGGCTGGCTTTCATCCTACGGTCGCAGCCCGGGTGGAAGGCAGTCAGACGGATATCGTGCCGGCCCACCAGATTAGGCCGGGCGACATTGTTCGAATCCGTCCAGGCGAAACCCTGCCCATTGACGGGGAAATCATTCGTGGCCAATCCACTCTGAATGAAGCCGCTCTTACCGGAGAATACCTTCCGGAAACACGATCACCGGGTGATATCGTTCACGCTGGCAGCATTAACGGGGAAAACCCGCTCGACGTGCGCGTCAACAAGGCAGGCGCACAGACTCGGCTTTCAGGCATACTTCGTGTGCTCGACCGGGTTCAGGCCGAAAAGCCACCCGTAGCCCGAATGGCGGACCGGATCGCGGGAAAGTTTGTCGGGCGGGTTCTGATTCTCGCGCCGATTGTCTGGGTTGGATGGTGGCTGGCAGGAGCGAATAACGCCTTCGACATTACCCTTTCAGTACTGGTTGTCACCTGCCCCTGTGCCCTTTCCCTCGCGACGCCTACGGCGATCACCTCGGCAACGGTAAAGCTGAGACGACTGGGCTTTCTGCCCACCCGTGGTCACACACTGGAATCGATGAACACCATCGACACCATTATTTTCGACAAAACCGGCACTCTGACAAAAGGCGAACTGAGCCTTATCGGACAGCAGACATTCGGCAGTCTGGATGAGTCAGCATGCCTGAAGTTGGCAGCAGGGCTGGAGAAACACTCGGAACATCCTGTCGCGCGGGTTTTCCACTCCCGCCCTTCAGCAGCGATAGAGCAGGTAGAAAACTTTCTCGGTGGCGGTCTGTCGGGCATGCTTGACGGGCAGATTTTCTACATCGGCCACAAGGAATTTATTCAGGATCGAATCCAGGCGCCTGCACCTGACTCCATGAGTCATCAGGGCATGGAAATCTGGCTGGCGTCTGATCAGGAATGGCTCGCCAGTTTCAGGCTTGATGACGAGCCCAGAGAAGATGCTGCAAGCGCAATCAAAGCCCTGCGGGAAGCCGGGATCCGAACCATTCTGCTAAGTGGGGACCGGTCTGGCCATGTCGCTGAAGTGGCCAGGACTCTGGGTATTGAGGAGGCGATTGGTCAGGCATCACCGGAACAAAAACTGGAAGTACTGGAAAAACTCAGAAACGAAGGCCGTAGCATCATGATGGTTGGGGATGGCCTGAACGATCTACCCTCTATGGCCGGTGCAGGGATTTCAGTTGCGATGGGCACCGCAGCAGACCTTACCCAACTCAAGGCCGATGCAGTTTTGCTGAATGGGCAGCTCATGCAACTGGTTGAAGCTTTGAAAACCAGTCGTCAGACCCGAAAGGTTATCCGCCAGAACCTTGTCTGGGCCCTGGTCTATAACGTATGCGCTCTGCCCCTGGCTGCGGCTGGCATGGTCCCTCCCTGGCTTGCCGCCATCGGTATGTCCCTCAGCTCGTTGGTCGTAGTACTGAACGCCCTCCGGCTTGGCAGAGCACCAGCTCAAGAGGTGGCTCAAGACAAGCCAGCAGTTGGCGCTCAGGCGCTGTCCTGA
- a CDS encoding FixH family protein: protein MTEQAPVAPWYRQPWFWFLTIFPLAAIIWCTVMIIVATNMKDTMVTDDYSKAGRGINLEIARDQKAADLGIVAQLNFDSRAVSLDLNTESGPADFPYLVLNLFHPTLADRDRTIQFQRTGTGHYRGQMLEDINGRWYYDLRGPDNEWRLKGEAQLPAQNGITVRAEGSARG, encoded by the coding sequence ATGACCGAACAAGCTCCTGTAGCACCCTGGTATCGCCAGCCCTGGTTCTGGTTTCTGACCATTTTCCCCCTGGCGGCTATTATCTGGTGCACTGTCATGATCATCGTTGCGACCAACATGAAAGATACGATGGTGACAGACGATTACTCCAAGGCAGGTCGCGGAATCAACCTCGAGATAGCCCGGGATCAAAAAGCGGCTGATCTGGGGATCGTGGCACAACTCAACTTTGATAGCCGCGCTGTTTCCCTGGACCTGAATACTGAAAGCGGTCCTGCCGATTTTCCGTATCTGGTATTGAACCTTTTCCACCCAACCCTGGCAGACAGGGACAGAACGATTCAATTCCAGAGAACCGGAACCGGGCATTACAGGGGGCAAATGCTGGAGGACATCAACGGTCGCTGGTATTACGACCTGCGTGGCCCTGACAATGAGTGGCGACTGAAAGGTGAAGCCCAGCTGCCTGCCCAGAACGGGATCACCGTCCGTGCAGAAGGTTCTGCCCGAGGGTGA
- the ccoG gene encoding cytochrome c oxidase accessory protein CcoG, whose translation MSSEIPVKQVDPSSDSSDKNNKTGTVELYASRKKIYVKEVKGFFQRIRNVSLLMLMGMYFLFVWLTLDGQPLIHFDLPAREFHLYGMTFYPKDFILLSGMLIICAFGLFFVTTLFGRVWCGYTCPQTVWTFIFMWVEERIEGSRNKRMKLDKAPGSAEKMAKKSAKHIAWLLIALATGLTFVGYFYPIRELIADLFTLQANGWAYFWVAFFTVATYLNAGWMREQVCLYMCPYARFQSVMFDPNTRVVSYDPNRGEPRGGRKKGVDPAEAGLGDCIDCGQCVQVCPTGIDIRDGLQYECIGCALCIDACDEIMDKMNYPRGLIRYTTENELEGKTSKLLRPRTFGYGAVLSLMIGAIVFTIATRVPAQMDALRDRGALFSFNGQGRIENSYTLKIANMTEVPQTFSLSVSGLEDIQILTKTSVTVESGENRALPTVVDVPPESINESNNEIRFRAESTTDNSLKLETESRFVGPTQ comes from the coding sequence ATGAGCAGTGAGATTCCGGTCAAGCAGGTTGACCCGTCCTCTGATTCCTCCGACAAAAACAACAAAACCGGAACTGTAGAACTCTACGCCAGCCGCAAAAAGATTTACGTAAAGGAAGTCAAAGGTTTCTTCCAGCGTATCCGCAATGTCAGTCTTCTGATGTTGATGGGCATGTATTTTCTGTTTGTGTGGCTGACGCTGGACGGCCAGCCGCTCATCCACTTTGACCTCCCCGCCCGGGAATTCCATCTCTACGGCATGACCTTCTACCCCAAGGATTTCATCCTTCTGTCCGGGATGCTGATCATCTGCGCCTTTGGCCTGTTCTTCGTCACTACCCTGTTTGGACGGGTCTGGTGTGGTTATACCTGCCCGCAAACCGTGTGGACATTCATTTTTATGTGGGTTGAGGAGCGCATTGAGGGTAGCCGGAACAAGCGCATGAAGCTCGACAAGGCACCCGGCTCGGCGGAGAAAATGGCAAAGAAGTCAGCCAAACATATAGCCTGGCTTTTGATTGCACTCGCAACGGGTCTGACCTTTGTTGGTTATTTTTATCCGATTCGGGAGCTGATCGCGGACCTGTTTACTCTGCAGGCCAACGGCTGGGCTTATTTCTGGGTCGCCTTTTTCACCGTCGCCACCTACCTTAACGCCGGCTGGATGCGTGAACAGGTTTGCCTGTATATGTGCCCGTACGCCCGCTTTCAGTCGGTGATGTTCGACCCCAACACACGAGTCGTTTCATACGACCCTAATCGTGGTGAGCCCCGCGGTGGCCGAAAGAAAGGCGTAGACCCGGCCGAGGCCGGCCTCGGTGACTGCATCGACTGTGGCCAGTGTGTTCAGGTTTGCCCCACCGGTATTGATATCCGTGATGGCCTCCAATACGAATGCATCGGTTGTGCCCTGTGTATTGATGCCTGCGACGAAATCATGGACAAGATGAATTACCCCAGAGGGCTTATCCGCTATACCACGGAAAATGAGCTCGAGGGCAAGACCTCCAAATTGCTACGCCCGCGAACCTTTGGCTATGGTGCCGTACTATCACTGATGATTGGAGCCATTGTATTCACGATTGCCACCCGCGTACCGGCACAAATGGATGCCCTCCGGGACCGGGGTGCGCTCTTCAGTTTTAACGGCCAGGGCCGTATTGAGAACTCCTACACCCTGAAAATCGCCAACATGACGGAGGTCCCGCAGACCTTCTCACTGTCGGTGAGTGGCCTCGAGGACATTCAGATTCTGACAAAGACATCCGTCACTGTAGAAAGCGGAGAAAACCGTGCGTTACCGACCGTGGTCGATGTGCCGCCTGAATCTATAAACGAGTCCAACAATGAAATACGTTTCCGGGCCGAATCGACAACCGATAATTCCCTGAAGCTGGAAACTGAAAGCCGATTTGTCGGTCCAACGCAATAA
- the ccoP gene encoding cytochrome-c oxidase, cbb3-type subunit III translates to MSTFWSVWISVIVLGTVFGCVWLLWSTRKSQTTDVETDRTMGHSFDGIEEYDNPLPKWWFYLFLATCVFALGYLALYPGLGNWKGLLGWTSQNQWEAEVAAAEEKYGEIYAQYGSTPVVELSANEDALKIGQRLFANNCAVCHGSAARGQVGFPNLTDDDWLYGGTPDAILETLHNGRMGNMPAKGVMPNMTGEQVDQVVNYVLSFSGREKDAEAAEAGKAVFAQGCAACHGADGKGMESVGAPNLTDNTWLYGSTYKWIKETVMNGRQNQMPAQGGRLSDDQIQILAAYVYSLSN, encoded by the coding sequence ATGAGTACCTTCTGGAGCGTCTGGATCAGCGTGATCGTGCTCGGTACTGTTTTTGGCTGTGTATGGCTTCTGTGGTCAACCCGAAAGAGCCAGACCACGGACGTGGAAACAGACCGGACAATGGGCCATTCCTTCGACGGAATTGAGGAGTATGATAATCCTCTGCCGAAGTGGTGGTTCTATCTATTCCTCGCAACCTGCGTGTTCGCGTTGGGCTATCTGGCCCTCTACCCGGGTCTCGGCAACTGGAAGGGCCTGTTGGGCTGGACCTCCCAAAATCAGTGGGAAGCAGAAGTCGCTGCCGCTGAAGAGAAATATGGTGAGATCTACGCACAATACGGGAGTACGCCGGTAGTTGAGCTGTCTGCCAACGAGGATGCACTGAAGATTGGTCAGCGTTTGTTTGCCAACAACTGTGCCGTATGCCACGGCTCTGCGGCCCGAGGCCAGGTTGGCTTCCCCAACCTGACAGATGACGATTGGCTATATGGCGGTACGCCCGATGCCATTCTTGAGACGCTGCATAATGGTCGGATGGGTAACATGCCTGCTAAAGGTGTAATGCCCAACATGACCGGCGAGCAGGTTGATCAGGTTGTGAACTACGTGCTCAGCTTTAGCGGTCGTGAGAAGGATGCCGAAGCAGCCGAAGCCGGGAAAGCCGTATTTGCACAGGGCTGCGCGGCCTGTCATGGCGCGGATGGCAAAGGCATGGAGTCTGTCGGTGCGCCTAACCTTACCGATAACACCTGGCTTTATGGTTCCACTTACAAATGGATCAAGGAAACCGTAATGAACGGGCGTCAGAACCAGATGCCGGCTCAGGGCGGTCGCCTCTCCGACGATCAGATTCAGATCCTGGCAGCGTACGTTTACAGCTTGTCGAACTGA
- a CDS encoding cbb3-type cytochrome oxidase subunit 3 has protein sequence MDLNELRGIHTLLVMAVFLGIVWWAYSAHRKKANDEAAHLPFDDDEVGKRTLEQEKTEKKQ, from the coding sequence ATGGATTTAAACGAGCTACGCGGTATTCACACCCTTCTGGTCATGGCGGTCTTCCTTGGCATCGTCTGGTGGGCATATAGCGCACACCGTAAGAAAGCCAACGACGAGGCAGCACACCTGCCGTTCGACGATGACGAAGTTGGAAAGCGTACTCTCGAACAGGAAAAAACGGAGAAGAAACAATGA
- the ccoO gene encoding cytochrome-c oxidase, cbb3-type subunit II, which translates to MKHETIEKNIGLMIVLIILTISGGFLVEVVPLFFLKQTNEPVEGLEPYSALALEGRDIYIREGCHVCHTQQIRPFRAETERYGHYSVAGEFVYDRPFLWGSKRTGPDLARVGGRYSDAWQRQHLYNPRSVVPESNMPAFPWLFEDRVDHTQITAKMETLQTLGVPYTDEQIANAASEIEGKFEIEALVAYLQQLGTVISDKR; encoded by the coding sequence ATGAAACACGAAACTATTGAAAAGAACATTGGTCTGATGATCGTTCTGATCATCCTGACCATTAGCGGCGGCTTCCTGGTTGAAGTTGTCCCACTGTTCTTCCTGAAGCAGACAAATGAGCCGGTGGAGGGCCTGGAGCCCTACTCCGCACTGGCACTGGAAGGCCGGGACATCTACATCCGCGAAGGCTGCCACGTGTGCCATACGCAGCAAATTCGTCCGTTCCGGGCAGAAACCGAGCGCTATGGCCACTACTCCGTTGCGGGCGAGTTTGTTTATGACCGCCCGTTCCTGTGGGGCTCCAAGCGCACCGGTCCGGATCTTGCCCGCGTTGGTGGTCGTTACTCGGATGCATGGCAGCGCCAGCACCTGTACAACCCCCGCAGTGTAGTGCCGGAATCCAATATGCCCGCTTTCCCCTGGCTGTTTGAGGATCGTGTGGACCACACTCAGATCACTGCAAAGATGGAAACCCTGCAGACTCTGGGCGTGCCGTACACCGATGAGCAGATTGCCAATGCAGCATCGGAAATTGAAGGCAAATTTGAAATCGAGGCTCTGGTCGCATACCTGCAACAGCTGGGTACTGTGATTTCAGACAAACGGTGA
- the ccoN gene encoding cytochrome-c oxidase, cbb3-type subunit I, which produces MSTVNANLTYNYKVVRQFAIMTVVWGIVGMALGVLIAAQLVWPSLNLDLPFTHFGRLRPLHTNAVIFGFGGSALFATAYYVVQRTCQARLISDSLAAFTFWGWQAIIVSAAITLPMGLTTSKEYAELEWPIDIAIAVVWVVYALVFFGTVMKRSTPHIYVANWFYGAFIITVAVLHIGNNLALPVSAFKSYSAYAGVTDAMMQWWYGHNAVGFFLTAGFLGMMYYFVPKQAERPVYSYRLSIVHFWALIATYVWAGGHHLHYSALPDWAQTAGMVMSLILLAPSWGGMINGMMTLSGAWHKLRTDPILRFLVVSLSFYGMSTFEGPMMSIKTVNALSHNTDWTIGHVHSGALGWVAMISIGAVYHLIPKLWGLQAMYSTALINVHFWLATVGTVLYIVAMWVNGIMQGLMWRAVNEDGTLTYSFVEALEASYPGYFVRFLGGVIFLSGMLFMAYNVYMTVRQKQAVAQDNAAVQAA; this is translated from the coding sequence ATGAGCACAGTAAATGCAAACCTGACATACAACTACAAGGTGGTGAGACAGTTCGCCATCATGACAGTGGTATGGGGTATTGTAGGTATGGCGCTGGGTGTGTTGATTGCAGCACAGCTGGTCTGGCCGTCCCTCAACCTCGACCTGCCCTTTACCCACTTCGGCCGTCTCCGGCCGCTGCATACCAACGCCGTCATCTTCGGCTTTGGTGGAAGCGCTCTTTTTGCTACCGCTTATTACGTAGTGCAACGTACCTGTCAGGCCCGTTTGATTTCAGACAGCCTGGCAGCGTTCACGTTCTGGGGCTGGCAGGCGATTATTGTATCGGCGGCCATCACCCTGCCAATGGGCCTGACTACGTCCAAGGAATACGCGGAGCTCGAGTGGCCCATCGATATCGCCATTGCGGTCGTCTGGGTTGTCTACGCACTCGTATTCTTCGGCACCGTCATGAAGCGCAGCACGCCACACATCTATGTGGCTAACTGGTTCTACGGCGCCTTCATTATTACCGTTGCCGTGCTGCATATTGGTAACAACCTTGCCCTGCCTGTATCAGCGTTCAAGTCCTACTCCGCTTATGCCGGTGTGACTGACGCCATGATGCAGTGGTGGTATGGCCATAATGCGGTAGGCTTCTTCCTGACGGCTGGTTTCCTCGGCATGATGTACTACTTCGTTCCGAAGCAGGCCGAGCGACCGGTATATTCCTACCGCCTTTCCATCGTTCACTTTTGGGCCCTGATCGCGACCTATGTATGGGCCGGCGGCCATCACCTGCACTACTCTGCCCTGCCTGACTGGGCCCAGACTGCTGGCATGGTCATGTCCCTGATTCTTCTGGCTCCGTCCTGGGGCGGTATGATCAACGGCATGATGACCCTGTCCGGTGCCTGGCACAAGCTGCGTACAGACCCGATCCTGCGCTTCCTCGTTGTTTCCCTGTCCTTCTACGGTATGTCCACGTTTGAAGGTCCGATGATGTCCATCAAGACCGTCAACGCTCTGTCCCACAACACGGACTGGACCATCGGTCACGTTCACTCTGGCGCCCTGGGCTGGGTAGCAATGATCAGTATCGGTGCGGTTTATCACCTGATTCCCAAACTGTGGGGCCTGCAGGCAATGTACAGCACTGCCCTGATCAACGTTCACTTCTGGCTCGCAACCGTGGGCACCGTACTCTACATCGTTGCCATGTGGGTCAACGGAATCATGCAGGGCCTGATGTGGCGTGCAGTGAACGAAGACGGCACGCTTACCTACAGCTTTGTTGAAGCGCTGGAAGCGTCTTATCCGGGCTACTTCGTCCGCTTCCTGGGTGGCGTCATCTTCCTGAGCGGCATGCTGTTCATGGCCTACAACGTGTACATGACCGTTCGCCAGAAGCAGGCGGTTGCGCAGGACAACGCAGCAGTTCAGGCGGCGTAA
- a CDS encoding alpha/beta family hydrolase, with amino-acid sequence MELIKTKGYEKGTEVVMILAHGAGAPADSPFMKELAEALDQNGIPSARFEFLYMQKRRDDGKKRPPDRQPKLLERFSEAVDKVRQEVGTECLLLVGGKSMGGRMASILASERTGIDGVACFGYPFHPPGKPDRWRTGHFSQLTCPMLVVQGTRDPFGKREELVEVESEMSGIKVHWLEGGNHDFQPLARQNSSQRHLIFEAAKETRHFVDQHLKR; translated from the coding sequence ATGGAATTGATTAAGACCAAAGGATATGAAAAAGGCACTGAAGTTGTAATGATTCTGGCTCATGGGGCGGGTGCACCGGCTGATTCTCCGTTTATGAAGGAGCTGGCTGAAGCGCTCGACCAAAATGGCATTCCCAGTGCGCGTTTTGAATTTCTCTACATGCAGAAACGTCGGGATGATGGCAAGAAACGGCCGCCGGATCGTCAGCCAAAGCTGTTGGAGCGGTTTTCGGAGGCTGTGGATAAGGTTCGGCAGGAGGTTGGCACTGAATGTCTGCTGCTTGTAGGTGGGAAGTCCATGGGCGGCCGCATGGCCAGTATTCTGGCCAGCGAGCGCACCGGTATTGACGGCGTCGCCTGTTTTGGTTATCCGTTTCATCCCCCGGGTAAGCCAGATCGGTGGCGCACCGGGCATTTCAGTCAACTGACCTGTCCGATGCTGGTGGTTCAGGGCACCCGGGATCCGTTCGGGAAACGGGAAGAGCTGGTGGAGGTGGAGTCAGAAATGAGCGGGATAAAAGTGCACTGGCTTGAAGGGGGCAATCATGATTTTCAGCCGCTGGCCCGGCAGAACAGCAGTCAGAGGCATCTGATTTTTGAAGCCGCCAAGGAAACCAGACACTTTGTGGATCAGCATCTCAAGCGCTGA